GGAACGCCGCTAGTGACCTTGGCAGCGGTTGGCTAAGGGAAGACACCAGACACGACCCTCGCTGGAGGGAGGGCCCCTCCCCGCGAAGCTTGAAGTCCCTACTACTTGGTTCTcagttcccactgcctggaagaGGGGTCTCAGAGtccgcagccccctccccagggtcttGAGTCACACGCGGGGAAAGCCTCGAGGGGTGAGTCacggggtggggaagggggagaaaggtCGGCTGCGGCCAGGGGACCCTCGGGCTACCCTGAGTCACGCAGCCCCTTCTCCAGAGACCAGGAGCGGGAAGCGCATTGTCGGGTGGACtatggagctggaggaagagcGGTAAGGGGGAGGAAGCACGCGCCCGAGCCGCGCGGGAAGCTCCGGTTCCCATAGTAACTGGAGGGGTCTCTCAGCTCTCTGGCTGGGGTTCCTCCCTCGGCAGGGACGGTCCCTGCGCACTGGGGAAGCCCCCGCGCGCTCTGTCGAGGGGCCACAAGTTTCAGGTCGGGCAGGAAGGGGTTAACGGCAGCCTCCACCACCCTCCTCCAGGGTTTCACCCGCGCCCAAAGTCCCCGTGCGGGGTGGGGCCGTGTCCCGCGCGCTCCCAACCCCCGCGGCCGCCCACGCACggacgcacgcacgcacgcaatTAGCCCATCCCCCCGCGCTCGCAGGCATGACCGCGTCGGGCTCCACGCACGCAGCGACCCCCGTCGTGCTTCACGTCACGCACGACGCACGCGCCCCCGCAGCGCGGGGCGGAGCCCTCTGCTCTGAGAGCGATAGGACGCGGGGCAATTTACAACGCCCCCTGAGCACATAACCGCCTCCCTTGAGCACGCTGTCTCGTGTGACTTTGACACCTCCCCAAGGTCACAAACTCTCTGATCCACAGTGTCACGCGGACACAGGATACACCTGCCACACGTTGGCACAAACCTTCACTAGTCCAACCAACCCCCCAGCGAACGCGGGCAGGGTCATGCTGTCACACACGACACACAGGTACATCTATCACATACCATTTCTGGTGGGGACACAGGGCCATCTTCATACACAGATAGGTGGCATATACAGACACTCCGATAAAGCCACAACATCAAGGTGCACACAGATAAAAGTAAGACACGAAGTAAGACACAAACAGATAAAAGTCTTGGACATCAGGACTCCAGCTATCACACAGCCACTCCTCTCCATGGAGATTGTAGAGGCACAGAGACAtaggagggagacagacacagtgGTCATGCTGTCACAGGGACAAATAGGGCACGTGAAGTAAAGTAGGGTCACAGACACCACAAGTCCACACCCAGGGACACCAGATTGTCTTGGGAACATGGACAAACAAAGGGCACACATGACAGGGTCACGCTTTCACAGAAAGATACATGATGGAGAGAAAGTAGGACATGGTCACATTGAAAAACTACCTAAAGCCAGGTTGAGGTACTGACTGTCATACATTCACTTCTCACACAAACAAGacacagggagacagacacaaagCAAGGTCCCATAAAGAGAAGCATGTGCCCTAGGCCCTGACAGCACCCAAATCACCAAATCACAGACAGCCTGTTGCATAAATTCCCAGGGCCCCAAGACACACAAAGACACAGGTAGATGCAGACACACAGGCCTGTGCACACACAATCACAGACCCACAGTCTCACACCTACATAAATGTGAACACACTTCACATGGACTCAGAGACATATACACAGACATGGGGAGGGGGTCAGGATGAGAGTCCTGGCAGAATGTCAGTGTCTGGAGGGCACAGCCTGCCAGAGTTCCTCATGGTATAGGGCCTGGTGTCCTCCGTGAGGCTGTGGTCagctctggggggaggggcactaTCTCCCAATATGTGAACCCAGGGTCCCTATCTCAGCTCTCATGACTGGGTGTCTGTCCAGATGTGAAGGCCAGAGGGGCGGGCGGGGGTCCAGCTGTAGCCACAGGGAGGGGCTGAGTCACTCGCTTCCCAGCAGTACAGCCCAGGCTGGGCCCAGCTGTTCCTGGAAACCAACAGGAGGGGGTGGGGTCCCCAAACCAGCTGGGGGCTGCTGGCCCAGACCCGCACTCTCTGTCCTTAATGGAGGCCCCCAGATCATACCCTAAGCTTTGGGgttccctccaccaaaaaatgGGGTTTGAATCCTCCCCCTAAATAAAGGATCCCTGATTCAAAATGAGGGTTTGTGATAACCTCTCATTGTTGAAGGCACAAGTATCCCCCAACAGTGGGGTTTCCGGAGTCCCATAATAGGGATTGCTGCTCTTCCCTGGCAACGTAGGGAGCCCCCttccctgcaaaatcagattcCCTGCCACCCCAAATGGAGGTTTCTGGCTCCTCCCCCAAAGTGAGGGCACCCAGACCTTCCCTTAAATCTGGGGACTTTTGGGTCCTTGAACATTAATAACACCTATAATATCAGGGTAACGTTAAAACAATTCAACTCCATGCTCCAGATATTTTAGTTCCTCCTAAACATCAAGATCTCTGTGGGTTTTGCAAATATTGGGAACCCCACTCCAAATATTTGGCGGTCCCAGCATGTCCCCCAACATTGGGCAACTAGACCCTCTCAGAAATATTCCCAACCTCCCATCCTTGTAACAGCCTTAGTTCTGGCTCACCTTCCACTTCTACCTGGTGGCAGGGTGGCCCCAGTTCCCCCTATTGTCAGCACCCTCTCCTTGGTGGGTGAGGGAATAGGGGACCAGCGGCGGTTGTTCCCACGCCCGCTGGAAAGCAGTCCAGTCCGGAAGCCGGCACTACCGGCccttgtccccttcctccctactCCCCCCTATTCTGCTCCCAGGGGATGGAGGCTGAAAACAACTCGGGAAGGGGATGTGGGTGTGTAGACGAGCCTCCAAGGCCCCTGCGTGCGTGCGGTTTGCGCGTCTGAGTGGGCTGTAACCTGGTGTCTGGTGCTAGTGATTGTATTCCTACGATGCAGCGGGATgtgcgggggtggggagtggtgggaGCTGTTGTCATCCAGCCCAACCCTCTCGGGGCAGGGTCGCCGGAGCCAGACTCGGGGTTGGAGTGAgcagctcctctcccctcagaCCTAGACCCACCTCCAAAACAgagcccgcccctccccctgggTACAGCTAATAACCTCTAATTACTGCTCATTACCTCGCCCGTCCCGCgagggaggggctgccagggAACTCAGGCGTCAGAAGGCGCAGGCTGAGGCTTTACCCCCTCCCCTAAAGTGGGATCCACCCAGAACCTGTGTTTCCTCGCCCGCGAACCGGCAATAAAAAGAGCACTTCCCACCTAGAGTCGGATAGATTTCAACCATCTATATATTAAAATTGCTTAGCGCAGAGACTGCATACTAGGCACTCTATAAATGGTGAGTGCGATTTTATTAACTAGTATTGTTAACACTTTCTTTTAAGCCCCCTCTACTGCCCAGACGGGGTCTCAGAGTGGGCCCATCCTTTTCCCGGTAGGCTGCGTTCCTTCGGTCTGGGCGCCCCCTGGTGGGCCGTGGCGACCAGGGCGGCCTGGTTCTGGATTCTGAGGCAGGAGGAAACGGACGCAGGGCTCGGGGAGGGGAAAGTGCAGGGAAGGCTCAGTGGGAGACACATCCAGGCTAGCCAAATTGTCTAATTACTCAGGACATATGTCTGGCTGACCCATCGTGCCCTCGTCTTAGAACCACACCCGTAATCTCCTTGTCCACTCCCGGGACAAGACTATCAAATCATCCACCAGGAAGACCCCTTTAGTATCCTCCGCCTCCAAGTCCATAGTATATGTTATGGCCTGCTCCTCCCCCGTGCAGATAAAGGCTTCGATCATAATGTGGCTAGACAGCGGACTTTCTgctgaagggaagggaagagaatgcGCCTGTATAATAGGGTGGAGCATCTCCGCCTCAGATGGTGAGGAATGATGGTGAGGTCTCCGCTACCCTCAAAAGAGCCGGACAAGGAGGGGCGGCAGGGTCACCCTTGGAATGCGCAAGGCTGGCCCAGACTGACCCCTAGCGGCAGGGCCGGCGCCCAACTGCTTCCCGGATCCAAGATGGCGGGACTGAAGGCCTGAGCCGGCGCCAAGAGTAGATCACGTGCCCAGGGCGGGGCCTGCGCCTAGGGGGCGGGGCGGCGCTCTAGGCCGAACGGGAGGTCGGGGCTGCGGGCGCTCGCTGGTGGCGGATCTGGACGCGGCTGCGGTGGCGGGGCTCCGCGGCCGTGGTCGAATCCGATCGGGAGCCATGAGCGTGGACAAGGCCGAGCTATGCGGGTCTCTGCTCACCTGGGTAGGTCGGGGGTGGGGCTAGGGACAGGTGTACGCCCTCTCTTCTCTCCCGGGAGCCCCGACCTTGGCTCTGTCCACCCCTCtgacctggggctgggaggaggaaggggtcgTCGGCCTGCCAGGCCGTTGGACTCTGGCCTGAGTACCCGTCCTGTCGCGTGGAAAGAACAGGTGAGGCCCCGCCCCTTCTAGGCTGGGTCAGGTGGGGAGAGTGCACAGGTGAGCTGGCCTGGTCATGTGGTGCCTGTGGGGACCAGGTGACTCCTGGGTCTGCCCTGGCCTGGTCGCGCTGCGTTTGTTGGGCAGAGGTACGGTGGGGCCACGCCCCCCTTGGTAGGTCCAGGTGAGCAGAGGCCACTCCCTCGCGGAATTGGCTTGTTGGAGCAACAGACCAGCCTTCACCTAACCGCGTGAGGTTCCTGCTGACCGGAAAAGTCTGCAAAAAGGGGAGTGGTTCGGTGGTCCCAGGCTCTGATTCCACCTGTTGCACTTTCCTTTCCCCCCCAGTTGCAGACGTTCCATGTCCCGTCCCCCTGTACCAGCCCCCAGGACCTGAGCAGTGGCCTCGCAGTAGCCTATGTGCTGAACCAGATGTGAGTGGGGTTGAGGGGGAGGGTCCAAAAAGGGTTCCCCAGCAGCTCATCCCACCTTCTCGCCCCCAGAGACCCTTCCTGGTTCAACGAGGCGTGGCTCCAGGGCATCTCAGACGACCCAGGTTCCAACTGGAGGCTGAAGGTGACAGGTGGACTCATGAATGGGGAGAAAGTGGTGATGAGATGATCAGGGAAGGGTCAGTTAGACCTGTTCTGGGTAACGGACAGACAGACCTGTGTCAGGAAAAGAGGCAGATGTCTGATGACCAGCCAACTATGTATTTGTTCCTTCATGCTTCTCTTAAGCAGGCCTGAGTTTGCAGCAAGGAATAACACAGACAAAAACCTGCATACAAAACATAAACATCGACTTCCAATGGCAATAAGTTCTATGAAGACAATAAAAGCTGGGCCATGAGAGAAAGCAACTGGGACTGGATGGGTGGTGACTCCAGATGGGCTGATCTCCATGTGAGATCTGGAGGAATGGTGTTCCAGACACtgggaacagcaaatgcaaaggccctgagtcgGGAATAAGCGTCGTGTGATCGAGGAATGGAAGGGAGGTCTGAACAGAAAGCAAGGGGGCAGGAATAGTAGATGAGATCATCAGGGGCCTGGCAGGTTGTGGAGCAGGGAGGTAGATTCTATTTTAAGGGCTGTGTAAAGTCAAGGAAGGATTTTAGTAGAGGAAAGACGCAAACCTGGCTTGGGCTTTAAAAAGCTCCCCCTAGCTGCTTGGAGAGGAATGGAAGGTAGGCAACAAGAGTGGAAACTGAGACAGGGCTGGTGCAATAATCCGGGTGAGAGATGATGATGGCTAGGGTCAAAGGGTAGTGGGGCAGATAGTGAGACATGATTGGATTCTGGGGACACGTGATTGAGATAGGTGGACAACAAGGGCAGGCAGCCAGACAGGTCACCCCTAGGAAAGGGGACATTCAGACAGAGAATGGGGCCAAACAGGATGAGATGACCAGAGATTGGGAGgtgaggcagaggaaagaggatgGGGTAGACACATTCAAGGTAGGGGCTGCCTGGCCTCTTCTGGGAGCCTTTGGGACCTGGACACAACTCCTTGCCCCTTCCCAGGTCAGCAATCTGAAGACAATCTTACAGAGCCTGGTAGAGTACTCCCAGGATGTGAGTAAATGTAAAGGGATTTAGGGGGTTGGGTTGGAAGGTAGGGGGTCCCTGAGCCCCTGataccccttccttcctccatcctcaggtCCTGGGGCATCCCATTTTGGAGCAGCACCTTCCAGACGTGAGCCTCATTGGCGAGTTCTCAGACCCAGAAGAACTTGGCAAGCTGCTTCAACTGGTGTTGGGCTGTGCCATCAGTTGCGAGAAAAAGCAGGGTATGGAAGGTTAGGGGGTCCCCAGGGGAAGACCTGAGGAAATCATCTTGGTGCCCCCCGCCCCTGTCTCAGTCTCCCCCACCTTGATCCCCAGAGCACATCCAGAGAATCATGACACTAGAAGAATCAGTTCAGCATGTGGTGATGGAAGCCATCCAGGAGGTAGGTGGGAGGGCCCAACGTGGCAAGGAGCTTCAGGGGAGGGGACATCTCTAGGGCAGAGGCAGCCAAGCACAGGCTCTGCCCTGGTAAGGTCTAGGCTCTGGAACTCAGCTGGCCAGATTTCCCTGTCTCATGTGTCTGCCAGCTCCTCCCAGCTCTAAGTCACAACCTAGCGTGCCTAAAGGACCAGGCCTCCCTGGGTGCTAGACACGTGGGGCAGCCTCTGGGCTGAGGTTATTGGGGAGAACTGGCTTTGGGAATAGAAGGATGGAGAGGTTCTTAGGCTGGACCATAGAAGCCTTGAAGGCTGCCTTCAGGGGGCCTGCTCATCTTAATGTCTTCCCACCCGCCTCTAGCTCATGACCAAAGACACCTCTGACTCCCTGTCATCGGAGACATATGGGAACTTTGATAGTCAGGTAAGGGgtgggatcttgttaaaaatcCAACTCATTACTAATTTTCAGAGTTGCCTGAGGAGAAGCTTGATTTTAAGCCTGTAAACCACTCCCATCCCCCAGGGTCCTAGCCTCTTCCCTTGCTGGGTTCCCAGGGTTCCGAATTGCCTTTCCTCCAGTCCCCTTGGGTCCCAGCCCTCTCTTCTTAGATCATGAGGGTATCTtggctcccttctctctgcccctagagaacccagcctcccttcccccaggctcctcccccaGATCCCCGAGTTTcttgcctctccccaccctcacccctccactCCTCTTATCAGTCCCGCAGGTACTACTTCCTGAGTGAGGAGGCTGACGAGGGGGATGAGCTGCGGCAGCGCTGTCTGGACCTGGAGCGGCAGGTGGGGCCAAGGTGGGGGTCCATCGGTGCTCCTGGACAGGCTCACCTGCATAACCCACCTTCCAGCTCCAGCTCATATGTATGCCCTGCCCACAGCTGGTACTCCTGTCAGACGAGAAGCAGAGCCTGGCTCAGGAAAACGCGCTGCTGAGGGAGCGGGTGGGCCGGTCGGAGAGTGAGGGTGCCACTGGCCTCACCACCAAGAAGCTGCTGTTGCTGCAGTCCCAGCTggagcagctgcaggaggagaaCTTCAGGTGTGGTCAGGGGGGACAGGGCCAGCAGGCCAGGGGACTGGGGCAGACACAGCACCCTCATGtgacactccccccaccccccaggctggAGAGCGGCAGGGAGGATGAGCGTCTGCACTGTGCCGAGCTGGAACGGGAGGTCACTGAGCTGCAGCAGCGGAACCAGGCGCTGACCAGCCTGGCCCAGGAGGCGCAGGCCCTGAAGGATGAAATGGATGAGCTTCGGTGAGTGGCAGGTCCTCACCGCACACTTCCATTGCCAGAGTGCTCCTCTGCTGCCACAGTACCTCTGTAACCCCAAATTCCTCATGGGCCCCCACAATGCCCCCTAGTCTCCATAGTACCCTCCTGAACCGCCCTTCACTATCCTGGAATTCACCATGTCCTGTGGACAAACACCAAACTCCCTGGATCCATGGTGGTGCCCCTGGGGAACCCACGGTGTCCCCCTGTTATCCCACATAGCATATAGCATTCCTGTGATGCCAGCATGCCCAGCCCCCTTTCCATAATGCTCCCCAGACCTCACTGCAACATTCTGGGTCCCATCATGCCCCAGGATCCCATGGTGCTTTCCAGAATCCCACAATGCAATAACCTTGACCCCTTGACCCCTCTGTCCCCCCATCACACGACTATCTTACAACTCCACAGCATCCCTGCAACCCCAAAGTGCTTGGTGGGCTCCCGTAGCACCAACTCTCAACCTCACTGTGCCTTCTATAGCCTCAAAGCTCCCCTGTGACCCCACAGCACCCCTGTAATGTTAAAGTGCCTAGTGAGCCCCTGCTATACCTTCAAAGACCCCATAGTGCTCTGCCCCAAAGCCCCCCCATTACCCCCCCCCCATGATCCCTGCACCCACAATGCCCTTGTTGGTCCCACAGCCACCTCATGACCTGGAAGTGTCCATGGGGGCTCCTCAGACCCTCTGGGCCCCATCATTTCCCCCTGTAATCCCACAATCATTTTGTGTCCCCACAATCCCTGAGGATCGCTGATTTTGACCCTGGACTAACCATTGATGCTTAGGGCTCCCTTTATGCTCACTAGTGATCCCCCAACACCACCAGGCCCCGCTGATCCCTGACCCTTATCACCTTGAACCCAAACGCCCCAAGGCTGATATGACACCTTCCCCTTCCCTGAGGACCTCACAACCAAGCTGAACCCTTGAGCAGACCCCCGCCTCCTCTTCCCACTCGCCCCGCCCCCATCCCCAGGCAGTCCTCGGAGCGTGCTGGGCAGCTGGAGGCCACGCTGAGCAGCTGCCGGCGCCGCCTGGGCGAGCTGCGGGAGTTGCGGCGGCAGGTGCGGCAGCTGGAGGAGCGCAATGCTGGCCACGCCGAGCGCACGCGGCAGCTGGAGGATGAGCTGCGCCGGGCCGGCTCCCTGCGCACCCAGCTAGAGGCTCAGCGGCGGCAGGTGCGAGAAGGGGCCTGGAcctggactggggtgggggctcctcCTGGCTCGTCCCGCTGACTTTGGCCCaccctgggctgggtgctgagCCCTTCCACCCAGAGCCCGCTCTTTTATATACAGGCCACGCCCTCGAGGCCGGCCCGCTCCTCTCTAGGCCTTTAAGCCCCGCCCCCTCTCTTAAGCCCCTTCCTCCAAGTTCCTTGCAGCTGGTCCCTCTGGTCCCATCCTTTCACCTTGTacacctgcccctccttcccaccttgctgtcctctcccctcccctctgttcaGGTTCAGGAACTGCAGGGCCAGCGGCAGGAGGAAGCCATGAAAGCCGAGAAATGGCTATTCGAGTGCCGCAATCTGGAGGAAAAGTATGAGTCGGTGACGAAGGAGAAGGAGGTGAGGCTAAGGTCCCATCGTCCAAGTTCCACCCTGCCCATCATGGCATAGCCCATTCTCCAGGAGGCCGATCCTGCCTCAAGTGGCCTGTTGCACCC
The genomic region above belongs to Camelus ferus isolate YT-003-E chromosome 22, BCGSAC_Cfer_1.0, whole genome shotgun sequence and contains:
- the HOOK2 gene encoding protein Hook homolog 2 isoform X3, producing MIGFWGHVIEIGGQQGQAARQVTPRKGDIQTENGAKQDEMTRDWEVRQRKEDGVDTFKVGAAWPLLGAFGTWTQLLAPSQVSNLKTILQSLVEYSQDVLGHPILEQHLPDVSLIGEFSDPEELGKLLQLVLGCAISCEKKQEHIQRIMTLEESVQHVVMEAIQELMTKDTSDSLSSETYGNFDSQSRRYYFLSEEADEGDELRQRCLDLERQLVLLSDEKQSLAQENALLRERVGRSESEGATGLTTKKLLLLQSQLEQLQEENFRLESGREDERLHCAELEREVTELQQRNQALTSLAQEAQALKDEMDELRQSSERAGQLEATLSSCRRRLGELRELRRQVRQLEERNAGHAERTRQLEDELRRAGSLRTQLEAQRRQVQELQGQRQEEAMKAEKWLFECRNLEEKYESVTKEKERLLAERDSLREANEELRCAQMQPRGLTQADPSLDATSPAVENLAAEILPAELRETLLRLQLENKRLCQQEAADRERQEELQRHLEEANRARHGLETQHRLNQQQLSELRAQVEDLQKALQEQGGKTEDSTLLKRKLEEHLQKLHEADLELQRKREYIEELEPPADSSTRRIEELQHSLQKKDADLRAMEERYRRYVDKARTVIQTLEPKQRLPGGGPPELHALRTQLQERDVHIRHLEQMDFEKSRSQREQEEKLLISAWYNMGMALQQRAGEERAPAHAQSFLAQQRLATNARRGPLGRLASLNMRPTDKH
- the HOOK2 gene encoding protein Hook homolog 2 isoform X4 is translated as MSVDKAELCGSLLTWLQTFHVPSPCTSPQDLSSGLAVAYVLNQIDPSWFNEAWLQGISDDPGSNWRLKVSNLKTILQSLVEYSQDVLGHPILEQHLPDVSLIGEFSDPEELGKLLQLVLGCAISCEKKQEHIQRIMTLEESVQHVVMEAIQELMTKDTSDSLSSETYGNFDSQSRRYYFLSEEADEGDELRQRCLDLERQLVLLSDEKQSLAQENALLRERVGRSESEGATGLTTKKLLLLQSQLEQLQEENFRLESGREDERLHCAELEREVTELQQRNQALTSLAQEAQALKDEMDELRQSSERAGQLEATLSSCRRRLGELRELRRQVRQLEERNAGHAERTRQLEDELRRAGSLRTQLEAQRRQVQELQGQRQEEAMKAEKWLFECRNLEEKYESVTKEKERLLAERDSLREANEELRCAQMQPRGLTQADPSLDATSPAVENLAAEILPAELRETLLRLQLENKRLCQQEAADRERQEELQRHLEEANRARHGLETQHRLNQQQLSELRAQVEDLQKALQEQGGKTEDSTLLKRKLEEHLQKLHEADLELQRKREYIEELEPPADSSTARRIEELQHSLQKKDADLRAMEERYRRYVDKARTVIQTLEPKQRLPGGGPPELHALRTQLQERDVHIRHLEQMDFEKSRSQREQEEKLLISAWYNMGMALQQRAGEERAPAHAQSFLAQQRLATNARRGPLGRLASLNMRPTDKH
- the HOOK2 gene encoding protein Hook homolog 2 isoform X5 yields the protein MSVDKAELCGSLLTWLQTFHVPSPCTSPQDLSSGLAVAYVLNQIDPSWFNEAWLQGISDDPGSNWRLKVSNLKTILQSLVEYSQDVLGHPILEQHLPDVSLIGEFSDPEELGKLLQLVLGCAISCEKKQEHIQRIMTLEESVQHVVMEAIQELMTKDTSDSLSSETYGNFDSQSRRYYFLSEEADEGDELRQRCLDLERQLVLLSDEKQSLAQENALLRERVGRSESEGATGLTTKKLLLLQSQLEQLQEENFRLESGREDERLHCAELEREVTELQQRNQALTSLAQEAQALKDEMDELRQSSERAGQLEATLSSCRRRLGELRELRRQVRQLEERNAGHAERTRQLEDELRRAGSLRTQLEAQRRQVQELQGQRQEEAMKAEKWLFECRNLEEKYESVTKEKERLLAERDSLREANEELRCAQMQPRGLTQADPSLDATSPAVENLAAEILPAELRETLLRLQLENKRLCQQEAADRERQEELQRHLEEANRARHGLETQHRLNQQQLSELRAQVEDLQKALQEQGGKTEDSTLLKRKLEEHLQKLHEADLELQRKREYIEELEPPADSSTARRIEELQHSLQKKDADLRAMEERYRRYVDKARTVIQTLEPKQRLPGGGPPELHALRTQLQERDVHIRHLEMDFEKSRSQREQEEKLLISAWYNMGMALQQRAGEERAPAHAQSFLAQQRLATNARRGPLGRLASLNMRPTDKH
- the HOOK2 gene encoding protein Hook homolog 2 isoform X1, which gives rise to MIGFWGHVIEIGGQQGQAARQVTPRKGDIQTENGAKQDEMTRDWEVRQRKEDGVDTFKVGAAWPLLGAFGTWTQLLAPSQVSNLKTILQSLVEYSQDVLGHPILEQHLPDVSLIGEFSDPEELGKLLQLVLGCAISCEKKQEHIQRIMTLEESVQHVVMEAIQELMTKDTSDSLSSETYGNFDSQSRRYYFLSEEADEGDELRQRCLDLERQLVLLSDEKQSLAQENALLRERVGRSESEGATGLTTKKLLLLQSQLEQLQEENFRLESGREDERLHCAELEREVTELQQRNQALTSLAQEAQALKDEMDELRQSSERAGQLEATLSSCRRRLGELRELRRQVRQLEERNAGHAERTRQLEDELRRAGSLRTQLEAQRRQVQELQGQRQEEAMKAEKWLFECRNLEEKYESVTKEKERLLAERDSLREANEELRCAQMQPRGLTQADPSLDATSPAVENLAAEILPAELRETLLRLQLENKRLCQQEAADRERQEELQRHLEEANRARHGLETQHRLNQQQLSELRAQVEDLQKALQEQGGKTEDSTLLKRKLEEHLQKLHEADLELQRKREYIEELEPPADSSTARRIEELQHSLQKKDADLRAMEERYRRYVDKARTVIQTLEPKQRLPGGGPPELHALRTQLQERDVHIRHLEQMDFEKSRSQREQEEKLLISAWYNMGMALQQRAGEERAPAHAQSFLAQQRLATNARRGPLGRLASLNMRPTDKH
- the HOOK2 gene encoding protein Hook homolog 2 isoform X2, encoding MIGFWGHVIEIGGQQGQAARQVTPRKGDIQTENGAKQDEMTRDWEVRQRKEDGVDTFKVGAAWPLLGAFGTWTQLLAPSQVSNLKTILQSLVEYSQDVLGHPILEQHLPDVSLIGEFSDPEELGKLLQLVLGCAISCEKKQEHIQRIMTLEESVQHVVMEAIQELMTKDTSDSLSSETYGNFDSQSRRYYFLSEEADEGDELRQRCLDLERQLVLLSDEKQSLAQENALLRERVGRSESEGATGLTTKKLLLLQSQLEQLQEENFRLESGREDERLHCAELEREVTELQQRNQALTSLAQEAQALKDEMDELRQSSERAGQLEATLSSCRRRLGELRELRRQVRQLEERNAGHAERTRQLEDELRRAGSLRTQLEAQRRQVQELQGQRQEEAMKAEKWLFECRNLEEKYESVTKEKERLLAERDSLREANEELRCAQMQPRGLTQADPSLDATSPAVENLAAEILPAELRETLLRLQLENKRLCQQEAADRERQEELQRHLEEANRARHGLETQHRLNQQQLSELRAQVEDLQKALQEQGGKTEDSTLLKRKLEEHLQKLHEADLELQRKREYIEELEPPADSSTARRIEELQHSLQKKDADLRAMEERYRRYVDKARTVIQTLEPKQRLPGGGPPELHALRTQLQERDVHIRHLEMDFEKSRSQREQEEKLLISAWYNMGMALQQRAGEERAPAHAQSFLAQQRLATNARRGPLGRLASLNMRPTDKH